In the Heptranchias perlo isolate sHepPer1 unplaced genomic scaffold, sHepPer1.hap1 HAP1_SCAFFOLD_60, whole genome shotgun sequence genome, one interval contains:
- the LOC137316806 gene encoding histone H2A-like yields the protein MSGRGKTGGKARAKAKSRSSRAGLQFPVGRVHRLLRKGNYAERVGAGAPVYLAAVLEYLTAEILELAGNAARDNKKTRIIPRHLQLAIRNDEELNKLLGRVTIAQGGVLPNIQAVLLPKKTSTVSSKSK from the coding sequence atgtctggaagaggaaaaaccggcggtaaagctcgggccaaggccaagtctcgctcatcccgggccggactgcagttccctgtgggccgtgttcacaggctcctgcgaaaggggaactacgctgaacgtgtgggtgccggagccccggtctatctggctgctgtgctcgagtatctgacggctgaaatcctcgagctggccggcaacgcggcccgggacaacaagaagacccgcatcatccccagacacctgcagctggccatccgcaacgacgaggagctcaacaagctgctgggacgggtgaccatcgctcagggcggggtgctgcctaatatccaggccgtgctgctgccgaagaaaaccagcactgtgagctccaagagcaaataa